From one Neovison vison isolate M4711 chromosome 1, ASM_NN_V1, whole genome shotgun sequence genomic stretch:
- the MYOZ3 gene encoding myozenin-3 isoform X2, whose amino-acid sequence MAAMGDLAGPAPLLDLGKKLSVPQDLMMEELSLRNNKGSLLFQKRQRRVQRFTFEFAASPRMIVDGSAKGKVMGSKVTGSAELGMVANGPEGQNCRSELHIFPASSQGPEDTQSAAFPTERACSPSALAPGPRCPLEDPWWARLFPEQAPLSPRSSSVAWNSFASDPASTEWPRAGSAASLSPRSCSPSPKIQFPCLGVWVTSRSQDFWMALPSL is encoded by the exons ATGGCTGCCATGGGGGACCTTGCTGGACCAG CCCCTCTGCTGGACCTGGGCAAGAAGCTGAGCGTGCCCCAGGACTTGATGATGGAAGAGCTCTCGCTACGCAACAACAAAGGATCCCTCCTCTTCCAGAAGAGACAGCGCCGGGTACAGAGATTCACCTTTGAGTTTGCAGCCAGCCCAAGGATG ATCGTGGACGGAAGTGCCAAGGGGAAGGTGATGGGGTCGAAGGTGACAGGATCAGCGGAGCTGGGGATG GTTGCCAACGGCCCTGAGGGGCAGAACTGCCGCTCTGAGCTCCACATCTTCCCAGCCTCATCCCAGGGCCCCGAGGATACCCAGTCCGCAGCTTTCCCCACGGAGCGTGCCTGCAGCCCCAGCGCCCTGGCACCAG GACCCCGGTGCCCTTTGGAGGACCCCTGGTGGGCGAGACTATTCCCAGAGCAGGCACCCCTTTCACCCCGGAGCTCATCAGTGGCTTGGAACTCCTTCGCCTCAGACCCAGCTTCAACAGAGTGGcccagggctgggtccgcagccTCCCTGAGTCCGAGGAGCTGTAGCCCCAGCCCGAAAATTCAATTCCCCTGTCTTGGTGTTTGGGTAACATCTCGGAGTCAAGACTTCTGGATGGCACTTCCCAGTTTATGA
- the MYOZ3 gene encoding myozenin-3 isoform X1 — protein sequence MIPKEQKGPVMAAMGDLAGPAPLLDLGKKLSVPQDLMMEELSLRNNKGSLLFQKRQRRVQRFTFEFAASPRMIVDGSAKGKVMGSKVTGSAELGMVANGPEGQNCRSELHIFPASSQGPEDTQSAAFPTERACSPSALAPGYAEPLKGVPPEKFNHTAIPKGYRCPWQEFISYRDYQSDGRSHTPSLAQYRNFNKTPVPFGGPLVGETIPRAGTPFTPELISGLELLRLRPSFNRVAQGWVRSLPESEEL from the exons ATGATCCCTAAGGAGCAGAAGGGCCCAGTGATGGCTGCCATGGGGGACCTTGCTGGACCAG CCCCTCTGCTGGACCTGGGCAAGAAGCTGAGCGTGCCCCAGGACTTGATGATGGAAGAGCTCTCGCTACGCAACAACAAAGGATCCCTCCTCTTCCAGAAGAGACAGCGCCGGGTACAGAGATTCACCTTTGAGTTTGCAGCCAGCCCAAGGATG ATCGTGGACGGAAGTGCCAAGGGGAAGGTGATGGGGTCGAAGGTGACAGGATCAGCGGAGCTGGGGATG GTTGCCAACGGCCCTGAGGGGCAGAACTGCCGCTCTGAGCTCCACATCTTCCCAGCCTCATCCCAGGGCCCCGAGGATACCCAGTCCGCAGCTTTCCCCACGGAGCGTGCCTGCAGCCCCAGCGCCCTGGCACCAG GCTATGCTGAGCCACTGAAGGGTGTCCCGCCAGAGAAGTTCAACCACACGGCCATCCCCAAGGGCTACCGCTGTCCTTGGCAGGAGTTCATCAGCTACCGGGACTACCAGAGCGATGGCAGAAGTCACACCCCCAGCCTTGCCCAGTATCGAAATTTCAACAA GACCCCGGTGCCCTTTGGAGGACCCCTGGTGGGCGAGACTATTCCCAGAGCAGGCACCCCTTTCACCCCGGAGCTCATCAGTGGCTTGGAACTCCTTCGCCTCAGACCCAGCTTCAACAGAGTGGcccagggctgggtccgcagccTCCCTGAGTCCGAGGAGCTGTAG
- the SYNPO gene encoding synaptopodin isoform X3, with product MEGCSEKANLLRHLEKVASEEEEVPLVVYLKENAALLTANGLHLSQNREAQQSPASPPTAEVHSPAADVNQNLSSLSGTLITPTSNSNHSLPAADINQNPPGPVTPQSPPLSSSPQPSEAQLPPNGTVSDSKPGTLCSGGQPPEPAVEVRPSTLLIDKVSVPPTTTNTFSRQTAPLSSSGTPAPDFMSSSLLIDLRPSAPAVSAEQETSVWAATATPAKLYSEVHFTLAKPPSVVNRTARPFGIQGSGSTSQIERSPMVERRHLGEKVLTPQPSSMADRSPRPQRHMMSHSPMVERRSVAQRSPALERRPLGNFTPPPTYAETLSTAPPASRVRSPPSYSALYPSSDPKPSPLKGQAVPASKTGILEESMARRGSRKSMFTFVEKPKVTPNPDLLDLVQTADEKRRQRDQGEAGVEEEPFALGAEASNFQQESAPRDRASPAAAEEVLPEWASCLKSPRIQAKPKPKPNQNLSEASGKGAELYARRQSRMEKYVIESSGHTELARCPSPTMSLPSSWKYSTNAPGGFRVASRSPARTPPASLYHGYLPENGVLRPEPTKQPAYQLRPSLFVLSPIKEPVKASPRAASPAKPSSLDLVPSLPKGALPASPALPRASRSSPGLYTSPGQDGLQPTAVSPTYSSDISPVSPSRAWSPRAKQAPRPSFSTRNAGIEAQDRRESLPTSPPWTPGASRPPSSLDGWVSPGPWEPGRGSSMSSPPPLPPPPPMSPSWSERSVSPLRPEAEARPPSRQLQALLARNIINAARRKSASPRPAGAESLRPFSPPGAQAQPPRPPPPPPPRLRSPQPTRPGPPVAAAPGATFSPIPRSPLPAGPSPCASPRSPLPATPRPFPYRRSPTDSDVSLDSEDSGAKSPGILGYNICPRGWNGSLRLKRGSLPTEASCTT from the exons ATGGAGGGATGCTCGGAGAAGGCCAATTTGCTGCGGCACCTGGAGAAGGTGGCCAGCGAGGAGGAGGAGGTACCGCTGGTGGTTTATTTGAAGGAGAATGCCGCCCTGCTGACGGCCAATGGGCTGCACCTGTCCCAGAACCGAGAAGCCCAGCAGAGCCCAGCAAGCCCGCCGACGGCGGAGGTCCACAGCCCGGCTGCAGACGTCAACCAGAACCTGTCCTCACTCAGTGGCACCCTCATCACACCGACCTCGAACAGCAACCACAGCCTGCCGGCTGCAGACATCAACCAGAACCCGCCGGGCCCTGTCACCCCACAGAGCCCGCCGCTCTCAAGCAGCCCACAGCCCTCGGAGGCTCAGCTCCCTCCCAATGGCACGGTGTCCGATTCCAAACCCGGCACCCTGTGTTCCGGCGGGCAGCCGCCAGAGCCGGCTGTAGAGGTGAGACCCAGCACGCTCCTGATTGATAAGGTGTCCGTGCCACCTACCACCACCAACACCTTCTCCAGACAAACAGCTCCCCTCTCCAGCTCTGGGACCCCGGCCCCAGATttcatgtccagctccctgctcatcgaTTTACGGCCCAGCGCCCCAGCCGTGTCAGCGGAACAAGAGACATCTGTGTGGGCAGCCACGGCCACTCCCGCCAAGCTCTACAGTGAGGTCCACTTCACGCTGGCCAAGCCCCCATCAGTGGTCAACAGGACCGCCAGACCCTTCGGCATCCAGGGTTCAGGAAGCACCAGCCAGATAGAGCGGAGCCCCATGGTAGAGAGACGACATCTCGGAGAGAAGGTCCTGACTCCCCAGCCCTCCAGCATGGCAGACAGGAGCCCTCGGCCACAGAGACACATGATGTCCCATAGCCCCATGGTGGAAAGGAGGTCTGTGGCACAGCGAAGCCCAGCCTTGGAGAGACGCCCTTTGGGGAACTTCACCCCACCCCCGACCTATGCTGAGACCTTGTCCACGGCACCCCCAGCTTCCCGGGTTAGGTCTCCCCCTTCCTACTCTGCCCTTTACCCCAGCTCTGACCCCAAGCCTTCTCCTCTGAAGGGCCAGGCCGTTCCTGCCAGCAAGACGGGCATATTGGAGGAGTCAATGGCCCGCAGGGGCAGCCGGAAATCCATGTTCACCTTCGTGGAGAAGCCCAAGGTGACCCCGAACCCAGACCTGCTGGATCTTGTGCAGACGGCTGATGAGAAGCGGAGGCAGAGGGACCAGGGGGAGGCAGGCGTGGAGGAGGAGCCCTTTGCACTGGGGGCCGAGGCCTCCAACTTTCAGCAGGAGTCAGCGCCCCGGGACAGAGCCAGCCCTGCGGCTGCTGAGGAGGTCCTCCCGGAGTGGGCCTCGTGCCTCAAGTCCCCACGCATCCAGGCCAAGCCGAAGCCCAAACCCAACCAGAACCTGTCCGAGGCCTCCGGGAAGGGGGCTGAGCTCTACGCCCGCCGCCAGTCCCGGATGGAGAAGTACGTCATCGAGTCCTCGGGCCACACCGAACTGGCCCGCTGCCCTTCGCCCACCATGTCCCTGCCTTCATCCTGGAAATATTCCACCAATGCTCCTGGCGGCTTCCGAGTGGCATCCCGGAGCCCAGCTCGGACCCCGCCCGCCTCCCTCTACCACGGCTACCTGCCCGAGAATGGGGTCCTGCGCCCCGAGCCCACTAAGCAGCCAGCCTACCAGCTGCGGCCCTCGCTCTTCGTCCTCTCGCCCATCAAGGAGCCTGTCAAGGCCTCGCCGAGAGCCGCCTCTCCTGCCAAGCCGAGCTCCCTGGACCTGGTGCCCAGCCTCCCCAAGGGGGCCCTCCCGgcgtccccagccctgcctcgggcCTCCCGCTCCTCACCGGGCCTCTACACCTCCCCCGGCCAGGACGGCCTCCAGCCCACAGCCGTGAGCCCGACCTACAGCAGTGATATCTCCCCCGTGTCACCCTCCAGGGCGTGGTCTCCCCGCGCCAAgcaggcccccaggccctccTTCTCCACCCGGAATGCTGGGATCGAGGCTCAG GACCGCCGGGAGAGCCTGCCCACCTCCCCGCCCTGGACGCCGGGCGCCTCCCGGCCCCCCAGCAGCCTGGACGGCTGGGTGAGCCCGGGGCCGTGGGAACCCGGCCGGGGGAGCAGCATGAGCAGCCCCCCgccgctcccgccgccgccgcccatGTCGCCCTCGTGGAGCGAGCGCTCGGTATCCCCGCTGCGACCCGAGGCAGAGGCGCGACCTCCCAGCCGCCAGCTGCAGGCCCTCCTGGCGCGAAACATCATCAACGCCGCCCGGCGCAAGAGCGCCTCCCCGCGGCCGGCGGGCGCCGAGAGCCTGCGGCCCTTCTCGCCGCCCGGGGCGCAGGCGCAGCcaccgcggccgccgccgccgccaccgccgcgcCTGCGCTCGCCGCAGCCCACACGGCCCGGCCCCCCAGTCGCCGCCGCTCCCGGGGCCACGTTCTCCCCAATCCCGCGGAGCCCGCTGCCCGCCGGGCCCTCGCCCTGCGCCAGCCCCCGGAGCCCGCTGCCCGCGACGCCCCGGCCCTTCCCCTACCGCCGCTCGCCCACGGACTCCGACGTGTCCCTCGATTCCGAGGACTCCGGGGCTAAGTCGCCCGGCATCCTTGGCTACAACATCTGTCCTCGCGGGTGGAACGGCAGCCTGAGGCTCAAGCGTGGCAGCCTCCCCACCGAGGCCTCCTGCACCACCTAA
- the SYNPO gene encoding synaptopodin isoform X2 produces the protein MALGLSTSLTERDLKEAKARSQQIAAQLTTPPSSNSRGVQLFNRRRQRVNEFTLENHSRRGQKPSQESLQAPPASPAGYASGLSLSPTSLPEPGPPRNTSSQSPDVGVPVHSMEGCSEKANLLRHLEKVASEEEEVPLVVYLKENAALLTANGLHLSQNREAQQSPASPPTAEVHSPAADVNQNLSSLSGTLITPTSNSNHSLPAADINQNPPGPVTPQSPPLSSSPQPSEAQLPPNGTVSDSKPGTLCSGGQPPEPAVEVRPSTLLIDKVSVPPTTTNTFSRQTAPLSSSGTPAPDFMSSSLLIDLRPSAPAVSAEQETSVWAATATPAKLYSEVHFTLAKPPSVVNRTARPFGIQGSGSTSQIERSPMVERRHLGEKVLTPQPSSMADRSPRPQRHMMSHSPMVERRSVAQRSPALERRPLGNFTPPPTYAETLSTAPPASRVRSPPSYSALYPSSDPKPSPLKGQAVPASKTGILEESMARRGSRKSMFTFVEKPKVTPNPDLLDLVQTADEKRRQRDQGEAGVEEEPFALGAEASNFQQESAPRDRASPAAAEEVLPEWASCLKSPRIQAKPKPKPNQNLSEASGKGAELYARRQSRMEKYVIESSGHTELARCPSPTMSLPSSWKYSTNAPGGFRVASRSPARTPPASLYHGYLPENGVLRPEPTKQPAYQLRPSLFVLSPIKEPVKASPRAASPAKPSSLDLVPSLPKGALPASPALPRASRSSPGLYTSPGQDGLQPTAVSPTYSSDISPVSPSRAWSPRAKQAPRPSFSTRNAGIEAQDRRESLPTSPPWTPGASRPPSSLDGWVSPGPWEPGRGSSMSSPPPLPPPPPMSPSWSERSVSPLRPEAEARPPSRQLQALLARNIINAARRKSASPRPAGAESLRPFSPPGAQAQPPRPPPPPPPRLRSPQPTRPGPPVAAAPGATFSPIPRSPLPAGPSPCASPRSPLPATPRPFPYRRSPTDSDVSLDSEDSGAKSPGILGYNICPRGWNGSLRLKRGSLPTEASCTT, from the exons ATGG cATTGGGCCTGAGCACTAGCCTCACTGAGAGAGATCTGAAAGAGGCCAAGGCCCGCAGCCAGCAGATCGCAGCCCAGCTCACCACCCCTCCCAGCTCCAACTCCCGCGGCGTCCAGCTCTTCAACAGGCGCCGGCAGAGGGTGAACGAGTTCACCTTGGAGAACCACAGCCGGAGGGGACAGAAGCCCAGCCAGGAGTCCCTCCAAGCGCCCCCTGCCAGCCCCGCAGGCTATGCCTCAGGGCTCAGCTTGAGTCCCACCTCACTGCCTGAACCAGGCCCTCCAAGGAACACCAGCAGCCAGAGCCCCGACGTAGGGGTCCCTGTTCATAGCATGGAGGGATGCTCGGAGAAGGCCAATTTGCTGCGGCACCTGGAGAAGGTGGCCAGCGAGGAGGAGGAGGTACCGCTGGTGGTTTATTTGAAGGAGAATGCCGCCCTGCTGACGGCCAATGGGCTGCACCTGTCCCAGAACCGAGAAGCCCAGCAGAGCCCAGCAAGCCCGCCGACGGCGGAGGTCCACAGCCCGGCTGCAGACGTCAACCAGAACCTGTCCTCACTCAGTGGCACCCTCATCACACCGACCTCGAACAGCAACCACAGCCTGCCGGCTGCAGACATCAACCAGAACCCGCCGGGCCCTGTCACCCCACAGAGCCCGCCGCTCTCAAGCAGCCCACAGCCCTCGGAGGCTCAGCTCCCTCCCAATGGCACGGTGTCCGATTCCAAACCCGGCACCCTGTGTTCCGGCGGGCAGCCGCCAGAGCCGGCTGTAGAGGTGAGACCCAGCACGCTCCTGATTGATAAGGTGTCCGTGCCACCTACCACCACCAACACCTTCTCCAGACAAACAGCTCCCCTCTCCAGCTCTGGGACCCCGGCCCCAGATttcatgtccagctccctgctcatcgaTTTACGGCCCAGCGCCCCAGCCGTGTCAGCGGAACAAGAGACATCTGTGTGGGCAGCCACGGCCACTCCCGCCAAGCTCTACAGTGAGGTCCACTTCACGCTGGCCAAGCCCCCATCAGTGGTCAACAGGACCGCCAGACCCTTCGGCATCCAGGGTTCAGGAAGCACCAGCCAGATAGAGCGGAGCCCCATGGTAGAGAGACGACATCTCGGAGAGAAGGTCCTGACTCCCCAGCCCTCCAGCATGGCAGACAGGAGCCCTCGGCCACAGAGACACATGATGTCCCATAGCCCCATGGTGGAAAGGAGGTCTGTGGCACAGCGAAGCCCAGCCTTGGAGAGACGCCCTTTGGGGAACTTCACCCCACCCCCGACCTATGCTGAGACCTTGTCCACGGCACCCCCAGCTTCCCGGGTTAGGTCTCCCCCTTCCTACTCTGCCCTTTACCCCAGCTCTGACCCCAAGCCTTCTCCTCTGAAGGGCCAGGCCGTTCCTGCCAGCAAGACGGGCATATTGGAGGAGTCAATGGCCCGCAGGGGCAGCCGGAAATCCATGTTCACCTTCGTGGAGAAGCCCAAGGTGACCCCGAACCCAGACCTGCTGGATCTTGTGCAGACGGCTGATGAGAAGCGGAGGCAGAGGGACCAGGGGGAGGCAGGCGTGGAGGAGGAGCCCTTTGCACTGGGGGCCGAGGCCTCCAACTTTCAGCAGGAGTCAGCGCCCCGGGACAGAGCCAGCCCTGCGGCTGCTGAGGAGGTCCTCCCGGAGTGGGCCTCGTGCCTCAAGTCCCCACGCATCCAGGCCAAGCCGAAGCCCAAACCCAACCAGAACCTGTCCGAGGCCTCCGGGAAGGGGGCTGAGCTCTACGCCCGCCGCCAGTCCCGGATGGAGAAGTACGTCATCGAGTCCTCGGGCCACACCGAACTGGCCCGCTGCCCTTCGCCCACCATGTCCCTGCCTTCATCCTGGAAATATTCCACCAATGCTCCTGGCGGCTTCCGAGTGGCATCCCGGAGCCCAGCTCGGACCCCGCCCGCCTCCCTCTACCACGGCTACCTGCCCGAGAATGGGGTCCTGCGCCCCGAGCCCACTAAGCAGCCAGCCTACCAGCTGCGGCCCTCGCTCTTCGTCCTCTCGCCCATCAAGGAGCCTGTCAAGGCCTCGCCGAGAGCCGCCTCTCCTGCCAAGCCGAGCTCCCTGGACCTGGTGCCCAGCCTCCCCAAGGGGGCCCTCCCGgcgtccccagccctgcctcgggcCTCCCGCTCCTCACCGGGCCTCTACACCTCCCCCGGCCAGGACGGCCTCCAGCCCACAGCCGTGAGCCCGACCTACAGCAGTGATATCTCCCCCGTGTCACCCTCCAGGGCGTGGTCTCCCCGCGCCAAgcaggcccccaggccctccTTCTCCACCCGGAATGCTGGGATCGAGGCTCAG GACCGCCGGGAGAGCCTGCCCACCTCCCCGCCCTGGACGCCGGGCGCCTCCCGGCCCCCCAGCAGCCTGGACGGCTGGGTGAGCCCGGGGCCGTGGGAACCCGGCCGGGGGAGCAGCATGAGCAGCCCCCCgccgctcccgccgccgccgcccatGTCGCCCTCGTGGAGCGAGCGCTCGGTATCCCCGCTGCGACCCGAGGCAGAGGCGCGACCTCCCAGCCGCCAGCTGCAGGCCCTCCTGGCGCGAAACATCATCAACGCCGCCCGGCGCAAGAGCGCCTCCCCGCGGCCGGCGGGCGCCGAGAGCCTGCGGCCCTTCTCGCCGCCCGGGGCGCAGGCGCAGCcaccgcggccgccgccgccgccaccgccgcgcCTGCGCTCGCCGCAGCCCACACGGCCCGGCCCCCCAGTCGCCGCCGCTCCCGGGGCCACGTTCTCCCCAATCCCGCGGAGCCCGCTGCCCGCCGGGCCCTCGCCCTGCGCCAGCCCCCGGAGCCCGCTGCCCGCGACGCCCCGGCCCTTCCCCTACCGCCGCTCGCCCACGGACTCCGACGTGTCCCTCGATTCCGAGGACTCCGGGGCTAAGTCGCCCGGCATCCTTGGCTACAACATCTGTCCTCGCGGGTGGAACGGCAGCCTGAGGCTCAAGCGTGGCAGCCTCCCCACCGAGGCCTCCTGCACCACCTAA